In the Hippea jasoniae genome, one interval contains:
- a CDS encoding TRAP transporter substrate-binding protein produces MRRKFFAALIAGFMLLAFGITSFAKPIVIKFSHVVAVDTPKGMAANYFAKLVKERTHGKVIVKVYPNAMLYGDRAAVEALQMNAIQMACPATAKFTGWLPELQLFDLPFLFKNAKHLHKVMDGPVGQKILQLFRRKGMVGLAYWDNGFKVLSNNKHPIVLPKDCKGLKFRIMSSRVLEAQFKALGASPQVLPFSEVYSALEQGVVDGCENPWSNLYTKKFYEVAPYTTETYHGYLGYVLITNAKFWDSLSPKLREIIKGCVKDATEYERKLAAELTKKQRALVLKDPKVKDVVLTPEQREQWRKVLVKIYPQFYKSIGKDLIDEAIKEGQGL; encoded by the coding sequence ATGAGGCGTAAGTTTTTTGCTGCTTTGATAGCAGGTTTCATGTTGCTTGCGTTTGGCATAACAAGTTTTGCCAAACCGATTGTTATTAAATTCAGCCATGTTGTTGCCGTGGATACTCCAAAGGGTATGGCTGCAAACTACTTTGCTAAGCTGGTTAAGGAAAGAACCCACGGCAAGGTTATCGTTAAGGTTTATCCAAACGCTATGCTTTATGGAGACAGGGCTGCGGTTGAGGCATTGCAGATGAACGCTATCCAGATGGCCTGTCCTGCAACGGCTAAATTTACAGGTTGGTTGCCAGAGCTTCAGCTGTTTGATCTACCCTTCCTGTTTAAAAACGCTAAACATCTACACAAGGTTATGGATGGTCCTGTGGGTCAGAAGATTCTGCAGTTGTTCAGAAGAAAGGGTATGGTTGGTTTGGCTTACTGGGATAACGGTTTCAAGGTATTATCAAACAACAAGCATCCAATTGTTCTTCCAAAAGATTGTAAAGGCTTAAAGTTCAGAATTATGTCCTCAAGGGTTCTTGAGGCACAGTTTAAAGCATTGGGAGCTTCTCCTCAGGTTTTACCGTTCTCTGAGGTTTACTCTGCTTTAGAGCAGGGTGTTGTTGATGGTTGTGAGAACCCATGGTCCAACCTTTACACAAAGAAATTCTATGAGGTTGCACCTTACACAACAGAGACATATCACGGTTATTTAGGCTATGTTTTAATTACAAACGCAAAATTCTGGGATAGCCTTTCTCCAAAACTAAGAGAGATTATTAAGGGATGCGTAAAAGATGCTACAGAGTATGAAAGAAAGCTTGCTGCTGAGCTGACAAAGAAGCAAAGAGCACTTGTTTTGAAGGATCCAAAGGTTAAGGATGTTGTATTGACTCCAGAACAAAGAGAGCAGTGGAGAAAAGTGCTTGTAAAGATTTATCCTCAATTCTATAAAAGTATTGGCAAAGATTTGATTGATGAGGCTATTAAAGAGGGTCAGGGTTTATAA
- a CDS encoding TRAP transporter small permease: protein MEIIRKIDAVLSKIDKFLMVVLASLATILAFINVVARYLFNSSFVWAGELVTYLFIWMTLFGASYGFEIGMHMSFDALVKALPSKLCKAVTIFSTLIVLVFLILLTVWGINLVKFDYMTGQVSIDLQIPFWIIYLAVPITMATASWRTFVKLIEIIQTPGIELKKRGPAELEEAEEVGS, encoded by the coding sequence ATGGAGATCATCAGAAAGATTGATGCTGTATTAAGCAAGATAGATAAGTTTTTGATGGTAGTGCTTGCATCTCTTGCAACAATTCTTGCCTTTATAAATGTTGTTGCCCGATACCTGTTTAATTCAAGTTTTGTATGGGCAGGAGAGCTTGTTACCTATCTGTTTATATGGATGACTTTATTTGGTGCAAGTTACGGTTTTGAGATTGGTATGCATATGTCTTTTGATGCATTGGTTAAAGCACTTCCATCAAAACTCTGTAAAGCTGTTACAATCTTTTCTACATTGATAGTGCTTGTTTTTTTAATTCTTCTAACAGTCTGGGGTATAAATCTTGTGAAGTTTGATTATATGACAGGTCAGGTATCTATCGATTTGCAAATTCCATTCTGGATTATTTATCTTGCAGTGCCAATTACAATGGCCACAGCTTCCTGGAGGACATTTGTTAAGCTTATTGAAATAATTCAAACGCCAGGGATAGAGCTGAAAAAGAGAGGGCCTGCTGAATTAGAAGAGGCAGAGGAGGTAGGTAGCTAA
- a CDS encoding TRAP transporter large permease: MTILIVAALLFFLIAIDVPIAVALGSTAIVMIYYVAGLPVLSIAQKLFTALDKFALMAIPFFVLAGAFLSEGGTAKRIINFAHSMVGHLPGGLTMTSILACAIFAAVSGSGPATVAAIGSIMIPAIREAGYSDTFAIGSITTAGSLGILIPPSIVLIVYGVTVDQSIGDLFLAGVVPGIVIAGMMMALTYIMARKAGFKKTQPMPWKDRFKTFVDSFWALMLIVIIIGGIYSGLFTPTEAAAVSAVYAFFVAKFIYRDLSWKEVPNVILKASATSAMILFIIANAMLFAYFLTIEQIPQQLSDMIIQAHVSKIMFLAGVNILLIIFGAFMEPSSIVMVTAPLFFPVAVHLGVNPIQLGIIYTINMGVGEITPPVGLNLFVAMGITGKSIEYITKTTLPWFLTYLVGLLLATYIPQLSLIIFKVF; this comes from the coding sequence ATGACTATTTTAATTGTTGCTGCCCTATTATTCTTTTTGATTGCTATTGATGTACCGATTGCTGTGGCTTTAGGCTCAACGGCTATTGTTATGATCTATTATGTTGCGGGTTTGCCTGTTTTATCGATAGCCCAAAAACTATTTACTGCGCTGGATAAATTTGCATTGATGGCAATTCCGTTTTTTGTTTTAGCTGGTGCTTTTTTGTCAGAAGGTGGAACGGCCAAAAGGATAATTAATTTTGCCCATTCGATGGTTGGGCATTTGCCTGGCGGTTTAACGATGACATCAATTTTAGCCTGCGCAATTTTTGCAGCAGTAAGTGGTTCTGGTCCTGCAACAGTTGCTGCAATTGGATCGATTATGATTCCAGCTATTAGAGAGGCAGGCTATTCAGATACATTTGCAATAGGTTCTATAACAACCGCTGGTTCATTGGGTATTTTAATTCCTCCCTCCATAGTTTTAATCGTTTACGGTGTAACGGTTGATCAATCCATTGGCGATCTGTTTTTAGCCGGTGTTGTGCCAGGGATTGTTATCGCAGGCATGATGATGGCTCTTACATATATTATGGCTCGAAAAGCAGGGTTTAAAAAAACTCAACCTATGCCATGGAAGGACAGGTTTAAAACTTTTGTTGATAGTTTCTGGGCTTTGATGTTAATTGTAATTATTATTGGCGGTATATATTCAGGCTTGTTTACACCAACTGAAGCTGCGGCAGTTTCTGCTGTTTATGCGTTTTTTGTGGCTAAGTTCATATATAGAGATCTTTCATGGAAAGAAGTGCCAAATGTTATTTTAAAAGCCTCGGCCACAAGTGCCATGATCCTGTTCATTATTGCAAACGCCATGCTTTTTGCTTATTTTCTAACAATCGAACAAATTCCTCAGCAGCTGTCTGATATGATTATTCAGGCTCATGTAAGCAAAATAATGTTTTTAGCTGGCGTTAATATTCTGTTGATTATTTTCGGCGCTTTTATGGAGCCATCCAGTATTGTTATGGTTACAGCACCTCTATTTTTCCCTGTAGCGGTGCATCTTGGTGTAAACCCCATTCAGCTTGGTATTATCTATACGATAAATATGGGTGTTGGAGAGATTACACCACCTGTGGGTTTAAACCTCTTTGTTGCCATGGGAATAACAGGCAAGAGTATCGAGTATATTACAAAAACCACTCTACCATGGTTTTTAACGTATCTTGTGGGTTTACTGCTTGCAACATATATCCCACAGTTATCGTTAATAATATTTAAAGTCTTTTAG
- a CDS encoding nucleoside deaminase has protein sequence MELTIKIPEWLKTDQERIFNSDNEKIQLAIELAQKSIENKGGPFGAAIFLNNKVVATGVNLVVKENLSILHAEIVAIMLAQKKFKTYDLSKIGSFELYSSSEPCAMCLGAILWSGIKSVVFGAKREDAMAVGFDEGPVFEQSWEYLKNKGIKVKGGVLRNQVKDILLLYKKTGGVIYSP, from the coding sequence ATGGAACTGACAATAAAAATACCTGAATGGCTAAAAACAGATCAAGAAAGAATATTTAACAGTGATAATGAAAAAATACAACTTGCCATAGAGCTTGCACAAAAAAGTATTGAAAACAAAGGTGGGCCGTTTGGAGCTGCTATTTTTTTAAACAATAAGGTTGTGGCTACTGGTGTAAATCTTGTAGTCAAAGAAAATTTAAGCATACTGCATGCCGAAATTGTGGCTATTATGCTGGCTCAAAAAAAATTTAAAACATACGATCTTTCCAAAATTGGTTCTTTCGAACTTTACTCATCCTCTGAACCCTGTGCAATGTGTCTTGGTGCAATACTCTGGAGCGGGATAAAGAGCGTTGTTTTTGGTGCAAAAAGGGAAGATGCAATGGCTGTAGGTTTTGATGAAGGCCCAGTATTTGAGCAATCCTGGGAGTATCTCAAAAACAAAGGTATTAAAGTAAAAGGAGGAGTCTTAAGAAATCAGGTAAAAGATATTCTCCTCCTTTACAAGAAAACAGGGGGTGTTATCTATTCACCCTAA
- a CDS encoding CBS domain-containing protein, translated as MKVITTHKNPDFDAIASCIAAKKLYPDAIIMLPKLQFSSQTNFMIQLLIYEYVGNTEEEIENIDTLIVVDTHSSSRIEDKLKPFLKKAKIICFDHHKEGDINCDQLSLVNYGANTTQLIQRIIKNDIEIDEEDATLFMLGIYADTGRLTYTNTKPEDIEVCAYLLRKGADLETIKEVLEETLTETEVYLLNELAKNKRIFEVKGIRIGLSFANLDYFSSNAALTVSKFIEMDKLDAAVGIFRMGSRIYVIGRSKNKDIDIAHVLKNIGGGGHPFAASATIKNATLIEVAEKLSSIIKETLLDRITAEDIMTSPPKYVYSQTKMEKVNKIISTGGINALVVVNKATKKVEGIITRQVINKAIYHGMGNKPTGLFVDTEIKTVDINERFSTIKRIVLEEKQRLIPVVSDGVLVGVITRTNILKILTESSERDVKLKKKNIAAKIKQHLPQNIYNYLIEIGNTAKQMGFNAYLVGGVVRDIILGFENLDIDIVIEGDGIEFAKQFAKLNNARVATHERFRTATIIMPDSIRVDIATAREEYYDLPGSLPTVQSSSIKLDLYRRDFTINTLAVKLHDEFGDLLDFFGGLNDIENKKIRILHMLSFIEDPTRMYRAVRFATRLGFEIGKQTDRLIKVAVDLNVIKNVEPIRIYNEIVHILNTPDVSKSFELLKKYRLIRALNKKLIIEERILKALDEAEEILKSCEFFCGSKKIKKEYVFLIVLEYLFRNSASFVEAIGADEQTKNFIIKASKKIAEANGILSAKGKNKFTIYETLSKLPIEAVLAMYALNLSKDAVVVFLKELIHIEPLIKGRDLIKLGLKPSKLFGEIINEIFKLQLLEKMKDKLEALKYIEKKYLEKKHGTDNKNT; from the coding sequence ATGAAGGTCATAACAACACATAAAAACCCCGATTTTGATGCAATAGCAAGTTGTATTGCAGCAAAAAAACTATACCCTGATGCCATAATTATGCTTCCAAAACTGCAATTTTCATCACAAACAAATTTCATGATCCAGCTTTTGATATATGAATATGTGGGCAATACAGAAGAAGAAATAGAAAATATCGACACACTGATTGTTGTTGATACTCACTCCTCATCAAGAATTGAAGACAAACTCAAACCGTTTTTAAAGAAAGCCAAAATTATCTGTTTTGATCATCACAAAGAAGGCGATATCAATTGTGACCAGCTCAGTCTGGTTAACTATGGAGCCAACACCACACAGCTTATTCAGCGAATAATAAAAAACGATATAGAGATTGATGAAGAAGACGCCACTCTTTTCATGTTAGGAATTTATGCAGATACCGGCAGACTTACATATACAAACACAAAACCTGAGGATATTGAGGTTTGCGCCTACCTTTTAAGAAAAGGTGCAGACCTTGAGACAATTAAAGAGGTATTGGAAGAAACACTTACAGAAACAGAGGTTTATCTTCTTAATGAGCTTGCAAAAAACAAAAGAATTTTTGAGGTTAAAGGTATTCGCATAGGTTTGTCTTTTGCAAACTTAGATTATTTTTCATCAAACGCAGCATTAACCGTCTCAAAATTTATCGAGATGGACAAATTAGATGCAGCGGTTGGGATTTTCAGGATGGGAAGTAGAATCTATGTTATTGGACGCTCAAAAAATAAAGATATAGATATTGCGCATGTTTTAAAGAACATCGGTGGTGGTGGTCATCCTTTTGCTGCAAGCGCTACAATCAAAAATGCAACACTTATAGAGGTGGCAGAAAAGCTGTCATCTATAATTAAAGAAACCCTTTTAGATAGAATTACAGCAGAAGATATAATGACCTCTCCGCCAAAGTATGTCTACAGCCAGACAAAGATGGAGAAGGTCAATAAAATCATATCAACAGGCGGCATAAACGCCTTGGTGGTTGTTAATAAAGCAACAAAAAAAGTAGAAGGCATTATAACTCGCCAGGTTATCAACAAAGCTATCTATCACGGCATGGGCAACAAGCCTACTGGTTTATTTGTGGATACAGAAATCAAGACTGTTGATATCAATGAAAGGTTCAGCACAATTAAACGCATCGTCCTTGAGGAAAAACAGCGTCTGATACCCGTAGTATCCGACGGCGTGCTTGTTGGCGTAATCACACGAACAAATATACTCAAAATCCTCACAGAAAGCTCTGAAAGAGATGTTAAACTAAAAAAGAAAAACATAGCAGCAAAAATCAAACAACACTTACCACAAAATATCTACAACTACTTAATAGAAATAGGCAACACAGCAAAACAGATGGGTTTTAACGCCTACCTTGTTGGTGGCGTTGTAAGGGATATCATTTTGGGCTTTGAAAATTTAGATATAGATATTGTCATAGAAGGTGATGGTATTGAATTTGCAAAACAGTTTGCAAAGCTCAATAATGCACGAGTAGCTACACATGAGCGATTCAGAACGGCAACAATAATTATGCCTGATAGTATAAGAGTTGATATAGCCACTGCAAGAGAGGAGTATTACGACTTGCCTGGCTCACTACCCACAGTTCAAAGCAGCTCAATAAAATTAGATCTATACAGACGAGATTTTACGATAAATACACTTGCCGTAAAGCTGCACGATGAATTTGGAGACCTGCTTGACTTCTTTGGTGGATTGAATGATATTGAGAATAAAAAAATTCGCATATTGCATATGTTAAGCTTTATCGAAGACCCAACGCGCATGTACAGGGCTGTTAGATTTGCTACAAGGCTGGGTTTTGAAATAGGCAAACAAACAGACAGGTTGATAAAAGTAGCTGTAGATTTAAATGTTATAAAAAATGTTGAACCCATAAGGATTTACAATGAAATTGTTCATATTCTCAACACGCCTGATGTTTCAAAAAGCTTTGAATTGCTAAAAAAATACAGACTTATCAGAGCGTTAAATAAAAAGTTGATAATAGAAGAGAGAATATTAAAAGCATTGGATGAGGCTGAGGAGATCTTAAAGAGCTGCGAGTTTTTCTGTGGCAGTAAGAAAATTAAAAAAGAATATGTCTTTTTAATAGTGTTAGAGTATCTATTTAGAAACTCGGCAAGCTTTGTTGAGGCTATCGGAGCAGATGAACAGACAAAAAATTTCATTATAAAAGCAAGTAAAAAAATTGCTGAAGCTAACGGAATATTGTCAGCAAAGGGCAAAAATAAATTTACAATATACGAAACGCTTTCAAAGCTGCCCATAGAGGCGGTGCTTGCCATGTATGCTCTAAATCTTTCAAAAGATGCAGTTGTTGTTTTTCTAAAAGAACTCATTCATATAGAACCTTTGATAAAGGGCAGGGATTTGATAAAATTGGGATTGAAACCATCAAAACTGTTTGGTGAAATAATAAACGAAATATTTAAACTGCAATTGCTTGAAAAAATGAAAGACAAGCTTGAGGCTTTAAAGTATATTGAGAAAAAATACCTGGAGAAAAAGCATGGAACTGACAATAAAAATACCTGA
- the queC gene encoding 7-cyano-7-deazaguanine synthase QueC, translating to MKKAIVIFSGGLDSTTCLFWALDEFDEVHTITFNYSQRHSIEIDFAKKTLQLAEQIKGKKIFPHFFNIDLSQIGGSALTDSSIDVPKNRSINEIESGIPVTYVPFRNGIFLSITGAMAERYEIFNIIGGWNMLDYSGYPDCRENFLRSFEQTLNYGTKAGSEGKTFTIHTPLLKMKKSQIIVFGKKHQANYSYSYSCYEGKETPCGKCDACILRAKGFKEAGIEDDFLVRLRNEGHNNT from the coding sequence ATGAAAAAGGCAATTGTTATATTTTCCGGTGGACTTGATTCTACAACATGTCTGTTCTGGGCTTTGGATGAGTTTGATGAGGTGCACACCATCACATTTAACTATTCTCAACGGCACTCTATCGAGATAGATTTTGCCAAAAAAACCCTGCAACTTGCAGAGCAAATCAAAGGCAAAAAAATCTTTCCACACTTTTTCAATATCGATCTATCACAGATTGGTGGTTCTGCCTTAACGGATAGTTCAATTGATGTGCCAAAGAACCGCAGCATCAATGAAATTGAAAGTGGCATACCCGTAACATATGTGCCTTTCAGAAACGGCATTTTCCTTTCAATAACAGGTGCAATGGCAGAAAGATACGAAATATTCAACATTATAGGTGGCTGGAATATGCTTGATTACTCCGGTTATCCAGACTGCAGGGAAAATTTTCTAAGAAGCTTTGAACAAACCTTAAACTACGGCACAAAAGCAGGCAGCGAAGGCAAAACATTTACAATTCATACACCGCTATTGAAGATGAAAAAATCTCAAATAATAGTATTTGGCAAGAAGCATCAGGCTAACTATTCATATTCATATTCCTGCTATGAGGGAAAAGAAACCCCCTGTGGTAAATGCGATGCTTGTATATTAAGGGCCAAGGGCTTCAAAGAAGCAGGCATAGAGGATGATTTTCTGGTAAGGTTAAGAAATGAAGGTCATAACAACACATAA
- a CDS encoding 7-carboxy-7-deazaguanine synthase QueE: protein MKNSTNISEIFYSIQGEGSFIGMPAVFVRFCECNLRCPFCDTKYALNCSNPMTEIEIFKQVESFRCKNIIFTGGEPALRDNFIAHFIKKYPQFRYFIETNGTIFLQNSASLLDHIVVSPKMFALNLDVLKKYKELKAEFKFVVDENFDEELKLIDLLNLTDVVFQPIWLNDTPQSYIEKTKRIIEKVKKLSINVRIIPQLHKILYKEEKGV, encoded by the coding sequence ATGAAAAACAGTACCAACATTAGTGAAATATTTTATTCCATACAGGGAGAAGGAAGCTTTATAGGCATGCCCGCTGTATTTGTAAGGTTTTGTGAATGCAATCTGAGGTGTCCGTTTTGCGATACAAAATATGCACTAAACTGTTCCAATCCTATGACAGAAATAGAGATTTTTAAACAGGTTGAATCCTTTAGGTGTAAAAATATAATATTTACAGGGGGTGAGCCGGCTTTAAGGGATAATTTTATTGCTCATTTTATAAAAAAATACCCTCAGTTTAGATACTTTATCGAAACAAACGGCACAATTTTTTTGCAAAACAGTGCATCATTACTTGACCATATTGTGGTAAGTCCAAAAATGTTTGCTTTAAACTTAGATGTTTTAAAAAAATACAAAGAATTAAAAGCGGAATTTAAGTTTGTTGTCGATGAAAACTTTGATGAGGAGCTCAAATTAATAGATTTGCTTAACCTAACCGATGTCGTATTTCAGCCAATATGGCTAAACGATACACCTCAAAGCTACATAGAAAAAACAAAAAGGATAATAGAAAAGGTTAAAAAACTATCAATCAATGTTCGGATAATACCACAACTTCACAAAATCTTATATAAAGAGGAGAAAGGCGTATGA
- a CDS encoding diguanylate cyclase encodes MNNLKEWFLSRSIKYKILAAYFISILLIGVIGYSYYFMSNIKMIKKETQMFKRNLINQQKNMVRSIVNIAIDGIEKYYEDYKEGKISLAEAKIEAIKFVYSIRYNISKNSESYDYVWINTLDGIMVLDPPKPLLNGKNVWDMKDKNGVYLFREMARVIKTQGGGFVKYCWAKLGQQSNKCYDKISYVGYFYPFNWVVGSGFYLSDIENIIDNYKEQKRHDIIVVTISSILIGVLVSLVAAAVFYLIVYCITKRIREIGELSEKLIEGEISPEIKLPWMGSDEIGKLVDNFNRFIDESYKLVLFKKTIEEDLDVNAVYKRVFDLLRDEFGIKQFNIFEVNNSKNAMKQIEVYGDEKMLCKQDILIDCSLCRAVRTARDVDSFLESDVCLSFAGKPKNHICLPLIVGGSVGSVVQLIFDEKTKTEEITKKVKRIKIFLKEAAPVLEAKRLLAQLRESTMRDPLTGLYNRRFLDEFASTFAATVKRRNTKAGILMCDIDFFKQVNDVYGHNVGDEVLKGVVRAILKSTREADIPIRFGGEEFLILLQDTDEAVAMDVAERIRREVENTEITVQGTIIKKTLSIGVSIFPEDSENLWKCIKFSDVAMYKAKESGRNRVVRFEADMWTEENY; translated from the coding sequence ATGAATAATTTGAAAGAATGGTTTTTATCTCGCAGTATAAAGTATAAAATACTTGCAGCATACTTTATTTCTATATTGTTGATTGGTGTAATAGGCTACAGCTACTATTTCATGTCAAATATAAAGATGATAAAAAAAGAAACCCAGATGTTTAAAAGAAACCTGATAAATCAGCAGAAAAATATGGTTAGAAGTATTGTTAATATAGCCATAGATGGCATAGAAAAATACTATGAAGACTACAAAGAGGGTAAGATTTCGCTTGCAGAGGCTAAGATCGAAGCCATTAAGTTTGTTTATTCTATCCGCTACAATATTTCAAAGAACTCCGAAAGTTACGATTATGTATGGATAAACACACTTGATGGCATTATGGTTTTAGATCCACCAAAGCCGCTTTTGAATGGTAAGAATGTGTGGGATATGAAGGATAAAAACGGTGTGTATCTTTTTAGAGAGATGGCGAGGGTTATAAAAACTCAAGGAGGGGGTTTTGTTAAGTACTGCTGGGCAAAATTGGGACAACAGAGCAATAAATGTTACGATAAAATATCTTATGTCGGATATTTTTATCCGTTTAACTGGGTTGTTGGTAGTGGTTTTTATTTATCTGACATAGAGAATATTATTGATAACTATAAAGAACAAAAAAGGCATGATATTATTGTTGTAACCATTTCAAGTATTCTTATTGGCGTTTTGGTATCCTTAGTTGCAGCAGCTGTATTTTATTTAATAGTCTACTGTATAACAAAAAGAATTAGAGAGATTGGAGAATTATCCGAAAAACTTATTGAGGGTGAAATTTCACCGGAAATAAAACTTCCCTGGATGGGCAGCGACGAGATAGGCAAACTGGTTGATAACTTTAACAGATTTATCGATGAGAGCTATAAACTCGTTTTATTTAAAAAGACCATAGAGGAGGATTTAGATGTTAATGCTGTATACAAAAGGGTTTTTGATCTGCTAAGGGATGAATTTGGTATAAAGCAGTTCAATATTTTTGAGGTTAACAATAGCAAGAATGCCATGAAGCAGATAGAGGTGTATGGTGATGAGAAGATGCTTTGTAAACAGGATATTTTGATTGACTGTTCTTTATGTAGGGCTGTAAGAACAGCCAGGGATGTAGATTCTTTTTTAGAGAGCGATGTTTGCTTGAGTTTTGCAGGCAAACCCAAAAATCATATCTGTTTACCGCTCATTGTTGGCGGTAGCGTTGGTAGTGTTGTACAGTTAATATTTGATGAGAAGACAAAAACCGAAGAGATTACAAAAAAGGTTAAAAGGATAAAGATATTTTTGAAAGAGGCAGCACCGGTATTAGAGGCAAAAAGACTACTTGCCCAGCTTAGGGAATCCACCATGAGAGATCCTCTAACCGGTTTGTACAACAGGCGATTTTTAGATGAGTTTGCATCAACTTTTGCAGCCACCGTTAAGCGTCGCAACACAAAAGCGGGTATTTTGATGTGCGATATAGACTTTTTCAAGCAGGTTAACGATGTTTATGGGCATAATGTGGGCGATGAGGTGCTAAAAGGTGTGGTAAGGGCTATTCTAAAAAGCACAAGAGAGGCAGATATTCCTATAAGGTTTGGAGGGGAAGAGTTTTTGATTCTTCTGCAGGATACAGATGAAGCTGTTGCAATGGATGTTGCAGAAAGGATCAGAAGAGAGGTTGAAAACACAGAGATTACAGTTCAGGGAACGATTATTAAAAAAACTCTATCGATTGGTGTATCGATTTTCCCTGAGGATTCTGAAAATTTGTGGAAGTGTATAAAATTTAGTGATGTTGCAATGTATAAAGCAAAGGAGTCAGGTAGAAACAGGGTTGTGAGATTTGAAGCTGATATGTGGACAGAGGAGAACTATTGA
- the dtd gene encoding D-aminoacyl-tRNA deacylase yields MRAVIQRVSQAAVVVDKKTAAEIKKGLLIFLCVCSDDNQKDLEYLAKKIANMRIFTDQNGKFNLSVKDIGGSCIVVSQFTLAADTKKGNRPSFFYAAEPKKAKDFYEKFIAILNDQYRIPTQGGVFAAHMDVSLTNDGPVTIFIDSKINIQ; encoded by the coding sequence ATGAGAGCTGTAATCCAGAGAGTCAGTCAGGCTGCTGTGGTTGTTGATAAAAAAACTGCGGCAGAGATAAAAAAGGGATTATTAATATTTTTGTGTGTTTGTAGCGATGATAACCAAAAAGACCTTGAGTATCTTGCAAAAAAAATTGCAAACATGAGGATTTTTACAGATCAAAACGGTAAGTTTAATCTTTCAGTCAAAGATATTGGCGGTAGTTGCATTGTTGTCAGTCAGTTTACACTGGCTGCAGATACAAAAAAAGGCAATAGACCCTCCTTTTTTTATGCAGCAGAACCGAAAAAAGCAAAAGATTTTTATGAAAAGTTTATTGCTATTTTAAACGATCAATACCGTATACCAACTCAGGGCGGTGTTTTTGCAGCTCACATGGATGTTTCATTGACAAACGATGGACCTGTTACGATTTTCATCGACTCAAAGATCAATATTCAATAG
- a CDS encoding cysteine desulfurase family protein codes for MEVYLDNNSTTPMDERVKEIYCKAVELFGNVNSIYNLGSKTRKAVEQAYDTIYDELSIPEEDDLIITSSTTEGNSAVIKTFLHNFLSGSDKKHIITTVAEHSSIKAPCAFVKTFGMEVDYLKTDENGRIDIEELEDKIRDDTALISVLYASNESGAIQPIKEISEIAHKYGVFFHCDGAQAISKLKVNIKEIGVDYFTFSAHKFHGPKGVGGLYVKNGAPFIPLIHGQQMGYKRGGSIYTNGIVAMAKAIELANKNLDYVQTEISRLRDKLEDAIRKIPDTKTYVDKKFRLPNTVIASFKGIEGESMLWELNRRGVYAATGSSCSSERLKGSEVLEALGEDPEIAHTGIIFSLSRFTTEEEIDYVIEILPPIVEKLREISMTYAKVKPV; via the coding sequence ATGGAGGTTTATCTTGATAACAACAGCACCACACCGATGGATGAGAGGGTAAAAGAGATTTATTGTAAGGCTGTAGAACTTTTTGGCAATGTCAATTCCATATATAACCTGGGCTCTAAAACAAGGAAAGCTGTAGAACAAGCATACGATACTATCTACGATGAACTTTCTATCCCTGAAGAAGATGATCTAATCATTACATCATCAACAACGGAAGGCAACAGTGCTGTTATAAAAACTTTTTTACATAATTTCTTGTCTGGGTCTGATAAAAAACACATTATAACCACAGTGGCTGAACACAGTTCAATAAAGGCTCCCTGTGCTTTTGTTAAAACATTTGGAATGGAAGTTGATTATCTTAAAACTGATGAGAACGGTAGAATAGATATAGAGGAGCTTGAAGATAAAATAAGAGATGATACTGCTTTGATTTCTGTTTTGTATGCAAGTAACGAAAGTGGTGCTATTCAACCAATAAAAGAAATTTCAGAAATTGCTCATAAATATGGAGTTTTTTTTCATTGTGATGGAGCGCAGGCTATCTCAAAGCTAAAGGTGAATATTAAAGAAATAGGAGTTGATTATTTTACATTTTCAGCTCACAAGTTTCACGGTCCCAAAGGTGTTGGAGGGTTGTATGTAAAAAATGGTGCACCCTTTATTCCTTTAATTCATGGACAGCAGATGGGTTACAAAAGAGGAGGAAGCATATATACAAACGGTATTGTTGCCATGGCAAAGGCAATAGAGCTTGCAAATAAAAATTTAGATTATGTGCAAACTGAAATTTCAAGATTAAGAGATAAACTTGAAGATGCTATAAGAAAAATACCCGATACCAAGACATATGTGGATAAAAAATTCAGACTTCCCAATACTGTAATAGCCTCTTTTAAAGGAATTGAAGGGGAATCCATGCTATGGGAACTAAATAGAAGGGGTGTATATGCAGCAACAGGCAGCAGCTGTTCAAGTGAGAGGCTTAAAGGTAGTGAAGTGCTTGAGGCTCTTGGCGAAGATCCAGAAATTGCACATACTGGTATAATTTTTTCTCTAAGTAGATTTACCACAGAGGAAGAAATAGACTATGTTATAGAAATTCTTCCTCCGATAGTTGAAAAGTTAAGGGAAATATCAATGACGTATGCAAAAGTCAAGCCCGTTTAA